GCGTAGGGCTGAAAGGGCGGCAGAGAAGGAGTTTATGGACGTAAGCAGCGAAAAAGAAATTTGTCACGAGGAAGCAGAAGGTGAGGAAAGGGTGAAGAATGACCTTAAGTATAAGGAAAAGAAActtaaggaaaaaagaaaaagggaaAGGTTGAGAAAAAAAGTTAGAGCAAATTTAGAATTGTACTTGCCTTCACACGATACCGTCAAGCCAAGTCATGTTAAGAAGAAGAGAAAGTTTGAAATGAAATGTATTGAGTGCGGTGAGGTCATGAAAAGCGATAGTTTGGCTGGTCATTTAGTTACTATACATAAGTATAGCAGTGACACAGCTCGCATGAAAGAAAGTGAACTCAGAGTAATGTTTTTATGGGCCTCAAAAGAAAAGCATGGGAGTGAGAAGCCTTTGCCATGTGTGATCTGCAATAAATGGCATATGCTGCTAAGAAACCATTTAAGGTATAAGCACAAGGATTTGCAGAATGAAGACATCAATAAAATTGTGGAAAGTGCAAGGAAAGAGTACTGGTGCACAGCTAAACTTGCTGAAACCGCGAAGAAAGGAGGAGTAAAACATTTAGAACCTGAAAATGATGAGATCAGCAAAAGAAGCAAAGACCGATTTCAGGCCAATTTATATAAAGGACCAGCTGCCTCTTATGCTCcgaaaaattcttttattttgacAGAATTCGATAGGCAATTATGGAATTTAAaggaaaaagacttttttaatttttattataaagacCAAGCATTTCTGATGAAGGCCTTCGAAGAAGATTTAGTGGCAAATGGTAGTTCAGAACGGCAAGCAAAACAACATTGCCAATATGTTGAATACATATGGGATATAGTTGACCCCAGTAGAACAATGTTCCCTCTTCATGCATTTTCTAACCCAATTTGTATTGAGGACAACTACCATCGATTGTCTCTGGAACTTGTTGGAAAAGGAGGGGTTGAGGCAAATACATTGCGCACTAGATTTTCTTCCTTGCGGCATTTTCTGAAGTTTCTGAGACGTCGTCATATCTATGCAGGCCTTACAAGAGAGCATTTTCGTCTTCTGGAGGAATCAATCGAAGACTGGAATATTAGATTACGCCTTCTTATAAAGCAAAGGAAGGTCAATCTGAGACGTTTGAAGACACGGCACTTGTTAACGGTTAGCACATGATAAAGTATGGACGCTCACCATTTACGCAAGATATTGTTGCGAAGCTCAACAATTATAGTACACGTGGCAAAAGCAAGTATACCATTGGCTTTTGTTTGAAAGTACGTGACTACGTAATGACCAATATTTGTATTATGAATGGTTTAAGAGCCTCGAATCTCATAGAATTGCTAGTGAGTGATGTGAAGGAGGCCAGTCGTCACGATGATTATCCTGGACACTGGGTAATCATCAACTCTAATTACAAGACGTCGACGATATATGGGGAGAAGGTTATTGCTATACCAGATGCGATCTTTAATCATCTGAAAATATACATGGACCATTTACGTCCTTTGTTTGAAAATGCATCATCAAAATATCTATTTTTGCCGTCATCAAATGAAGATAAAATGTCTCACGGTTTTGTTGGCAGTGCTTTAACAAGCAGCTTTAAAGATGCCGAAGTTTTTAGCGAGAAAGAATATCAACGAGTTTGTCCAACCAGAATTCGATGTGCATGCGCAACGTTTGCATGTAACCTTGAAGGCATGGACATTGGATTCTTCGCTAAGAACTTCATGAAAAACAAAGAGGAAACAACACAGAGGCATTACAATCTGCATTCAAATGTAAAGCATGCCTTGAGTCTTGCAATGATGGTCGGCGATGGGTTTCAAGTAGGAGGTGAACGTATCACCATTAAACAAAGTGAAAGAGAAGATTTGACAAATCTACTCTTAAAAAAATCCCGACCTTCAGAACTGCCTTCAAAAGAAAAAGTGCTAGAGTGGATAAAGTTGAGAAACTCTGACTTGACAGCAATGGAAATGAACGCCATTGACCAGATATTGGAAGAGCTGTCCGACCCATCCACAATATCTGCAGAAAAAACAGCGAGTTCGTTCTATGGCGATGTAAGTGTTTGATCATTATaggtttaagtaaaaaaaattggaaaattttGGATTATAATTTAAACTTATACTTTAGCAAacggctttttttatttttgttttagaattGCATTGTTACTTGAAAAACTTACTGCTTTAATTATAGTGTCTTGAAAATGAAAATGATGGCAATGTTGAGGATGGCGGTGGAATTGGTGATGATGAAGTTAGAAAGGTAAGTGTGATCAACTTTCTTGGTTTGGTTGAGAATGGCAATCTTAAAGAAGTAAACAAACTGTAGCCTTCAAGATCTATTTACGCATACATCTTTGTTTATTAGATCGAAAATTTCTGTCCACCTACACCTAGTATAAAAAGCAGTAAATCTATATGTAGAGAAGTAAGTATTATAGCTTTAATAATTCTTTAGTATTTATGTAAATTACTAGTGCTAAAACTAGTTTTGAAAGAGACAACTATTGCTCACTAGTTACGTtatgtttaataattttttaccgaaaaaaaagggaagaaaaacaagaaaatctttttgtttaaattgcACTAAGACTACGTTTACATGTAGGCGGGATGAAATTTCATCCCGGGATGACTTTCGTCCCGGGATGAaaccttttttgtttacatctctATTTCATCCCGGGGCGAGTTTTGAATAAtttcatcccgggatgaaaTTATTCAAAACCATTGCGcataaagttcagaaataaaGGTAGtttcatcccgggatgaaatattttttctgtttacatggaGATTTGAGAATAGTTTCATCCCGGGTTGAAATTTCATCTCGGTCATTTCGACCGGGATGAACTCGCCCCGGTATGAGATTTCATCCCGCCTAAAACTTGTAAACAGTATAAAGACTTTGGCCAGAGACAGGGATGACCTCATCCCGGGACGAGTTTTATCCCGGGATGAGATTTCCCATGTAAACACCCCCTAATTTAAGTCATTTCTAGTTCTTCCACGAAGATTTATTTtcatgcaaacaaatttttgcaaaaattaactaACTTATGTAGCATTAATCCTTATTTACCTGTCCAAACAGCTGCATTATTTACTCAATATTTTACGTATACAAATTTTCTTTACTATTTCTGGAAAATATTGACCAAGACGTGTgaaaattatgtcaaattattatctaaatttctgAGTCAGTAGAAATTTCTAgttaaaatagtataaaaacaagaaaaatcggcttctacaaaatttcaaaagtaataTTTTATATAGCGGACATTGAAAATGTGCTGAATTAGCCGAGTATACCCACTGTATAAAGTATTTATTGTGATTTAGCAAGTTAAAGTTACTGAAAGTACAATGAAAACAAGGTCGACGATAAGTATGGAGAATACAGCTTCGGTATGTGCTTTGCTTTgtagaaatgcaattttttttaaatataaacattggAATTATTATCTGGTTGTAATAAAGGGCGTTTGATGATATATGTCCTAATAACAATTCATACCGACGTAAAATTTCCATTGTACATTTGATATGAAACATGCTTGCCCCCTTATTGTCCTGTCTTGCTAGCTTGCGAAAAAATGTTAAACTTAATTCAATTTTCCCAGAACAAAAAGTAACGTGATCACCTCTAATCATTGTCTTGTTTCCTCCCTGAATAGAATAAGCAGGATCATGCCTGTTCCAGGCCTTTATTCAGTCTATTTCGTTTTGGTATTACATTAAGTAAAAGAAAGGATTTAGCAAATTTTATTCCTTATCTGCTGTTTACAGAATACTTTTGCTTCTAAAAACCTTCATTTTAAGGGGTCGTGTATTTCAGGATTTTAGAAAGAAAGTTTTGTTTATGACATAAGAACTAATTTTAGTGAGTCTAATCATTAGGTTCTACAACATTAAATTATTCCTTGAATATGGTGGTagaaaaaaagttagttaaaatGCATCTTAGAGTTAATAGCTTATGTAAATTTAGTCCGGATTTATAAGTATTGGAGAAGTTGATATGGAAGATGAACAGAAGCAAGCCAAAAGATTTGTAGAACTCGGCATTGACCAAGACGGatttgaaaaagtttttattaacgACGACATTGGTATGATAGTTTAGCTTGTGTCAAAGATTAGTTTAATACAGTAGAATATTATTACACGTTACgattattatttttagctttttttttaacttcatacCAAGCCACTATgtgataattaattttttttaggttttggaATATTTTCAACCAAAAGTTTTAAGAAAGGGGAGTTCCTTCTTCAGTACAGAGGGcagttactctccaaagacgaAGCTGAGAAGAACGAAAAGGGATACGAAGAGGATGGTTTCGGCTGTTTTCTCTACTTTTTTGATCATAAAAAGAACGAGAGAAAAGAAACACTATGGTAATCAATGATAGATTTAATtcgttaaagaaaaaacattatatGCTGTACTATACAAAATATGCTACGCTTTACTATACATTATGTGCTTTACTTAATGCTTCTAATCAGATTTCTGTGAGACAAATtgaattaaatgttttaaatttttacggaaaacaaaacaaaaaaacaaacagtatAAAAATGGCTAAggtataaaaacctttttttgtccaaaacaaacaaactgccTCGGCATCTCAGGGATTTGAAACCAAATCGTTGCATTTGTCTCTTTGAAATATGTTATGTCTCTTTAATTTAGTGTTGACGCAACCAATACGGAATCTATTTGCAAATATGTCAATGATTCTGCGTTTCCGAACTGTGTTATGAATAAAGTCATCGTCAGAAGTTCGCCTTTTTTGTGTCTCTTTGCCGTCAAAGACATACCATCGGGTATAGAATTGCGGTATGACTATAAGGATAGAAAAAATCTCTGGTGGAGAAAAAAGGTAACTTTAATTTGATTTATAACATTGGTTAAAACTTCTTTCAAATGAAGGATATTTTTAATAAAGGATAAATACCGGTAATAGTAACGAAACCTCCCGATATAAAGCTTAATAAGAACGATGTTGATCAAGCATCGAGCCTTGAAGAACACGCTTTGTGAATTAACTGTGgttcttctttaaaaaaaacacttaacttTCGGCATAAATAATGTACATATTACAATATCTTCCTTAAAGCTTTGCGTAGCTTAATTATAAATGCCcaaaataaaaacttatataactaaaattcaaaaataatttcaactgGCCAGCTGTTGCACTAAATATGCTTTAAGATACTTATCTTTTAAAATCTAACCTGCTTACTATGTAGATACTtgcaaaacaaaacatataagAGATGTAGATAATTAATGCTCATTTGATTATGAAAGTCTTTATCTAATTTTCAGTCGTGTCtgctacaatttttttaaagaatttaattttttttcaggagGAATGTAAATTTCCATTGAAAAAGACAGAGTTAGCTAATGCTCCATCCACGGTTCGTATTACTGATTTCAACAATTACTTaaatactagtcggtggcccgtggaaaaatccacgggttcgcccgtcctttttataccgcattgcgtgcgtctcgctacttgcggtaccattttgcgtgacagacagacagacgtatacgggtattataatatagactagccgttaacccgtggaaacatccacggggtcgcccgtcctttatatatcgcatttcgtgtttccgccacGGGACTCGCCTACCGCGGACAGACAGACTAAATACGGCTGTTATTAAAGAGATGTTAAATATCTTAATTCACCTACCTTCGTGTTGATGTACTATTTTGGAGCCCTCTATTTTACGCGAACTCTAGGCCAAGCCAAAATTTTAACGATAACAGAAATCTCAGGCCATTTTTCCATTGCAACCCAGACTTAGTTCAATGCAATCGTGAACTGGTAAACAGCAATAAGCGCTCCTTAAAACTTTtctattttgtacattttaaatTTCAGTGCATGCATGtgtgttttataatatttaattGTTACTTGCTTAATTTTAAGGATGAGTCAAATGATGCGTACAATCCAGAGTCCCAAAATGTGAGCGAAGACCTTGACTCTGAGAACGACGAGGAGCTTGTTAAGGTGTTTTTCCCCGCACTTTTTtctcttcatttttttcttttgtttacaaaattaaaatagttcGGTGGTAATTTGTAAACTTGGAGGCTGTGCATATGGAGGCGAGTTATGGATCGCGCATATGCAGGTTCGGTTGACTTGGCTAACTCGGCATCTTGCTATTGTTCAGAAaaccttataaaaaacatgtgttCAAAAGAGAAGCGAGTCAGCCCGTCTTTCcaagaaatattttgaaaaatttataaccaccctaaaataataattaaaaactaacttgaaaaaagtttttgtagaAATTTATAGATTAAAACTGTCTAACTTTATTATAATATCCATAGCCGTTACGGAAACAAAAGAAGAGAGAACGCCTGGATGACGAAGATATGGCCAAACCTGACGATTTTGTTCCGTCCAGAAGATTTGGGAGAAAAACATACTTGGCCCTAACAAATATTTTTCGTGATATCGTCGTTCGTGCTGATTACGCAAACGAGTATAATATGAAGTCGTTCGCTATTTCAGAGCTACATGACAAATTGGCAGTATCTGACCATCCGTGGCTTGACAACATAAAGAAAATGAACGTCAATGATTTGAAGTACTGTGTGCATACGCTGCGCAATAAATTTAGAAGTGCAAACGCTAAAACGTTGAGAAAATGGGGAAAATGGTGCGAGGATGTTGAATCATTTTATAGGCAACAACAAACCGTTTAAAGGTGTATACCAATGATCTTTCGTGAAGACAATTTTTTTACGGTACCTTcctgttattttaatatttatttctagTTGTTACTTTAACGTGAGTAATTTTAAAGATAGGTTCTAGTTCTTCCTTTATTTTGCAAAGGATTTGGTGCGCAGAACGATTTGCGAAAGATAGATCTTGCAAAGTTTGATGAAATTTGAAACTTGAGTGACTCGATAAAATAGCTaatgtttgcaaaaaaaattgacatcatGGAAATGCGTTAGAATCCATATACACAAAAACCCCGGAATAATCATCATAATCAGTGCTTCTTGTTTATAGATGGGGCGGCTTACGAAAATTTGAGGAATTTACATGGCACATATTCAAAAGCGTTGGGTGCTAATTCGAATCACTAGAGCCGGCCTCCTCTTACAACCGCAATCACGGCgatctattgtttttatttagcaaAAAGCGAAAGCCAGCGCGCATATTTTGTACGTCTGGAAGTGAAAGTTGTTTCAACTCTTGCGTCGAGACGCTGTCGTGACACcaatcaaaataaacaaaaattcccTAAATCTTAATTTAACATTGATCGCTGTGATCGCGCGTGTAAGTGGGGGCCGGCCTTTACTTTATTTGACGGCTGATGTTATTTTAGTGGTGTTGAATTTTCCATTTAACAGTTAATGGATAAATCAAAGTATTCTAGAAAAAtgccttttctttttcttcgttGCGAGGATTATCAGAACACGTTTTAATGTCGACTTATGTCGTTGATGGCTTAATGTTTTTTCTGCAGCGGTAAAATTACAAGCGCTCACCAAAAAAGAGAATTACTTTGCAAAAAACgtgcatgtgtgtgtgtggcCATTTACAGTAAGATTTGGCCATTTACAGTGAGATTTGGCCATTTGTAGTGAGATTTGGCCATTTGCATGTTCAGAGTACCAACAGGAAAGGCTGGGGAAATGTTTATTGATAATCTTAGCATTTGGTTGCAACAATTCAACGCCAATACAAAACTTAATGCAATAGCGATTAAAGTGTTCATGATACTGCCGACGTTGTTCCAAAGCAAAAGACCATCTAGCTTGTTTAACCAGGAGATTGGAGCAATGGCAAAGTGGGAACTTTGAGGTTATAATGCGGGAAGTAAGGCAAATACAGCGAAAATTTGGTACATAAAAAAACCAGAGGACAGCGAATGACATTTCGAGAATTTTTTCGAAATTGGTCATGGAAGGAAAAATATCGGCAGCATTGAAATTTTTAGATAAAGAGTCTTCCTCTGGAGTTCTAAAATATACGCCTGAAATTTTGCAAGACCTCAAAACTAAGCTTCCGGATGCGGCAGAAGTTCAGGAAGACAGTCTCCTTCATGGTCCATTGCAAAACATACCGCCCTACTTCTTCGATGCAATTGACGAAACGCACATCTTTAATGTTGCACTACGAACGAAGGGATCTGCAGGTTCGAGTGGAATGGATTCTGATTCATATCGCCAAATTTTATGTTCCAGGTCCTTCGGAAGTCAGTGCAAAACACTTCATGAAGAAATTGCAAATTTCACCAGAAACGAAGCCGCACGCTGTTCCAACCCGGACTTGTTGGATAGTTATGTGTCATGTCGTTTAATAGCTCTTGATAAGAACCCTAGAGTGGGGGAAGTTTTACGGAGGATTGTTGGAAAGACAATTAATCACCATTGTAGACAGGAGATAAAGGAATCCGCGGGTCCTCTTCAAACATGTGCAGGGCATGGCGCAGAAGCAGAGGCAGCCATACATGTCATGAGACTTATCTTCCAGTAGGATGAAAGTGACGGTGTACTACTCATCGATGCTCAAAATGCGTTCAATTGTTTAAACGGAGCAGTTGCTTTACATAACATTCGAATAACTTGCCCAATTTTATCGATGTATTTGATTAACACATACTGTCAACCAGCGACCTTATTTGTTTCGGGCGGAGATATTATTTTCTCAAAAGAGGGGACGAATCAAGGAGACCCCCTTGCAATGCCGTGGTACTCCTTGAGTACAGTGACAATTATCGATGCATTGAGACAGTGTGAACCATCCATTAAGCAAGTTTGGCTTGCAGATGACGCCAGTGCAGCTGGTAATTTACGTTCACTGCAGATGTGGTACAAACAACTCGCGAAAATTACGGTTACTATGTTAATCAATCAAAATGCTGGCTCATTGTCAAATCTGACGACTTAGCAACAGAAGCAGCTACAATATTCGGTGAATCAGTGAATATTACTACTCGTGGAAAAAGGCACCTTGGTTCCTGTATCGGATCAGAGGACTATCGACGAGGAGATTGTGGAGATTTGGTCGAAAGGTGGACTAAAGACCTTTAAACATTGTGTGAAATCGCCGACACCCAACCACAGGCTGCTTATGCAGCTTTTACGAAAGGAT
Above is a window of Hydractinia symbiolongicarpus strain clone_291-10 chromosome 3, HSymV2.1, whole genome shotgun sequence DNA encoding:
- the LOC130635885 gene encoding uncharacterized protein LOC130635885; the encoded protein is MTNICIMNGLRASNLIELLVSDVKEASRHDDYPGHWVIINSNYKTSTIYGEKVIAIPDAIFNHLKIYMDHLRPLFENASSKYLFLPSSNEDKMSHGFVGSALTSSFKDAEVFSEKEYQRVCPTRIRCACATFACNLEGMDIGFFAKNFMKNKEETTQRHYNLHSNVKHALSLAMMVGDGFQVGGERITIKQSEREDLTNLLLKKSRPSELPSKEKVLEWIKLRNSDLTAMEMNAIDQILEELSDPSTISAEKTASSFYGDCLENENDGNVEDGGGIGDDEVRKIENFCPPTPSIKSSKSICREQVKVTESTMKTRSTISMENTASVLEYFQPKVLRKGSSFFSTEGSYSPKTKLRRTKRDTKRMVSAVFSTFLIIKRTREKKHYVLTQPIRNLFANMSMILRFRTVL
- the LOC130635884 gene encoding uncharacterized protein LOC130635884 — translated: MDTLEPEIHMIMSGKTATDRYTLYINGGDDRHSLDTNNGLNYFSDGMVEYVTGKLITWFSSPKFFDGVMKVLLPDTLVLVLSKIQNISFKKALTLTLDEESFASALSVEENEDNSSLVSLTTTEKQSMSETTNATPVHCPSSPDVLIGKDGIDFDSPIVVSKGIEPKTNRIKSKDEERKRKKRKAEEEIEDLRKRLRRAERAAEKEFMDVSSEKEICHEEAEGEERVKNDLKYKEKKLKEKRKRERLRKKVRANLELYLPSHDTVKPSHVKKKRKFEMKCIECGEVMKSDSLAGHLVTIHKYSSDTARMKESELRVMFLWASKEKHGSEKPLPCVICNKWHMLLRNHLRYKHKDLQNEDINKIVESARKEYWCTAKLAETAKKGGVKHLEPENDEISKRSKDRFQANLYKGPAASYAPKNSFILTEFDRQLWNLKEKDFFNFYYKDQAFLMKAFEEDLVANGSSERQAKQHCQYVEYIWDIVDPSRTMFPLHAFSNPICIEDNYHRLSLELVGKGGVEANTLRTRFSSLRHFLKFLRRRHIYAGLTREHFRLLEESIEDWNIRLRLLIKQRKVNLRRLKTRHLLTVST
- the LOC130635886 gene encoding uncharacterized protein LOC130635886, with the protein product MHVCFIIFNCYLLNFKDESNDAYNPESQNVSEDLDSENDEELVKPLRKQKKRERLDDEDMAKPDDFVPSRRFGRKTYLALTNIFRDIVVRADYANEYNMKSFAISELHDKLAVSDHPWLDNIKKMNVNDLKYCVHTLRNKFRSANAKTLRKWGKWCEDVESFYRQQQTV